In Procambarus clarkii isolate CNS0578487 chromosome 50, FALCON_Pclarkii_2.0, whole genome shotgun sequence, one genomic interval encodes:
- the LOC138351731 gene encoding GATA zinc finger domain-containing protein 4-like codes for MAVSSTGGSHRISRSNSNNRSINHSNNSSTSKSDNSSTSNSNNSSNCKNSSNCNNSSNSKNNSSNSKNNSSNSKNNNTTNNRIISNCKNSSANNANKSNTCNNRIAMNSNNSSTSNIKKINTSNRSNGSTSNRNNSRPCHIIHSINSNISSISNSIKSSNVNNSSTSNSNKSSTSNSYHRKTRKSNNIRISNNNNSSTSIITHHNTSKSNKSSTSNSNNSSNNNEQQQHYQHQHLQQQQYL; via the coding sequence ATGGCTGTCAGCAGCACAGGCGGTAGCCACAGAATATCACgcagcaatagtaacaacagGAGCATCAACcatagtaacaacagtagcacaaGCAAGAgtgacaacagcagcaccagcaacagtaacaacagcagcaactgtAAAAACAGCAGCAActgtaacaacagtagcaacagtaaaaacaacagtagcaacagtaaaaacaacagtagcaacagtaaaaacaacaacaccactaacaacagaaTCATAAGCAACTGTAAAAACAGCAGCGCCAACAACGCTAACAAGAGCAACACCTGTAACAACAGGATCGCCatgaacagtaacaacagcagcaccagcaacattaaaaaaatcaATACCAGCAACAGAAGCAACGGAAGCActagtaacaggaacaacagtagACCCTGCCATATTATCCACAGCATCAACAGTAACATTAGCAGCATCAGTAACAGTATCAAGAGCAGCAACGTTAACAACagcagtaccagcaacagtaacaaaagcAGCACAAGCAATAGTTACCACAGAAAAACCAGGaaaagtaacaacatcagaataagcaacaataacaacagcagcaccagcatcattacccaccacaacaccagcaagagTAACAagagcagcacaagcaacagtaacaacagcagcaacaataacgaGCAGCAGCAAcattaccaacaccagcacctgcAACAACAGCAATACCTGTAA